In the Malassezia vespertilionis chromosome 1, complete sequence genome, one interval contains:
- a CDS encoding uncharacterized protein (EggNog:ENOG503Q3MI; COG:U; COG:Y): MQPLGIASAALDVLNVPADAGRQHVHPVPSAGRAGRVLRVPETAVASHALHAATCALPVLGDEAFVLARVLYQGTELELRIMCVDDVPPVSMSFQAPLLANVGVFEDPTTSTIHVLCVSSVGFVYRLTIPIAAIVRNHPLPSRWVQEQPVDILQADDAPEATLVYAIDAGLLLVACADGTLVRLEQENMGDGSYARTWRESSMRPSSFLSGVSRLFHRNTASPSASAKRAPSPTQTLSVATHVRENDAALAFCVCRDRKLRIWNMVSETCIRTLSLPSSYTAAANNVSAAEEEMEGDAFERSPPLVQLFYPSEAGAAYALYLLLFIPAPLPGGAFVVAYGVELEESSSWSGGVGEIALVWGKACDARTHAADVELRDMALSVDQGVWHIWLLWHAGGAPLLQHTLALQEDDGRGGQEITRRGARPQEAWSTTGAYAQYAPLRGPDFDAALAALHGVQDTAQFFLERLLVPARFSSTTLAAALRVYTGETQDLARMQQRTRLAEAICTIVAGHAVPPADASAQSPSFTEQARAQWLRFSRIVEQIDRNAHWPLRLCMLPVSPTPLILARHTLEAVVEKDAGAWVYELSLTLARAAQHPERPMSRALGEAASSEFAATVNAMALDAAYAEHTSEPYTLVRHGGASLLQWSTLCAEVYVALGARMHAMFASIVRDAVCAEDGATLIAAAIAPEHAADMMRAYIGNVGGEALVQHAQTSLHLLFAPLRCSAPQCDALLRMLGAEAAASMLRARCAGLEALIAALALVLRHAQHPGLQDILTQALRAWQHATALYTLSAQSALPETIAFSVDAIPFSHLRLTASAPAVHLLAFLAQVRAGTCTLARRACFNVCLDMGELPLGRGTAAPLAILHLARVLLANQFPSAARRILALYTPDAAAVYLTAVADTCLARCAAALHGFVCAAAVLGHDSDARTRLLAVLPQKMDLFAFWMHAASHLDAAGDVHSALQCFEHARTALHDHVSKLDAQELWSRLFGAALALGAYERAATIVMQIPLEALGQVCLQRLVTALCEADVGLLLQLHFGALQPQVERTLSFHARNAEPRAEPNYFHVLYAYHTSRGDYKSAAASMYQYARRLRYAAFAACEKDTPRVAVEQAQSYLAAINALALLPAAQAWFAHALTDELTDGAAPASMPVASAKALTGRLTSFIPSSAKALSLAIVQLADVRREYNELLARLELMRLYPALAHPAAALRAEDAVNLFLAADNFDAAFCTAHALAVDMRNAFDALVQRCVALTRADARRKERLQFEECDTSPDTALQRLVLEDEEGADMEAAFLRRSPRAASWTGRVHARAWKFLRLQLSLVEHAAHAATYRAAIADRLVALDAWSIAPPWLHDWFREHAPDVFLRIQMRHGRLLDALTYAQALVQASQSAARTGEVPRAPGLPYTLFDSLLAASTTQDTRAAAQALRAALDARLGAVQQCQDRAQC, encoded by the coding sequence ATGCAGCCGCTGGGCATCGcttctgcggcgcttgacgTGCTCAACGTCCCTGCGGACGCCGGGAGGCAGCATGTGCATCCCGTGCCGAGTGCGGGCCGGGCGGgccgcgtgctgcgcgtgccCGAGACCGCGGTTGCAtcgcatgcgctgcacgccgcgacgtgTGCACTTCCAGTGCTTGGCGACGAAGCgtttgtgcttgcgcgcgtcctGTACCAAGGCACAGAGTTGGAGCTACGCATCATGTGTGTAGACGATGTGCCGCCCGTCTCTATGTCGTTCCAGGCCCCCCTACTTGCCAACGTCGGTGTATTCGAAGACCCCACCACGAGCACGATCCATGTCCTGTGCGTGTCGAGTGTCGGGTTTGTGTACCGTCTTACCATCCCCATTGCTGCTATTGTGCGCAACCACCCTCTCCCTTCCCGCTGGGTGCAAGAGCAACCGGTCGACATACTCCAAgccgacgacgcgccggaaGCAACCCTGGTGTATGCCATCGACGCGGGCCTGCTCCTTGTCGCGTGTGCCGACGGCACGCTTGTGCGTCTTGAGCAAGAGAACATGGGCGACGGAAGCTATGCGAGGACATGGCGCGagtcgagcatgcgcccGTCGAGTTTCCTCTCGGGCGTCTCGCGTCTTTTTCACCGCAACACGGCGTCGCCCTCtgcgagcgcaaagcgcgcgccgagccctACCCAGACTCTTTCTGTAGCGacgcatgtgcgcgagaacgatgctgcgcttgcgttttGCGTATGCCGCGATCGCAAGCTGCGGATCTGGAACATGGTAAGCGAAACGTGTATCCGCACCCTCTCGCTCCCTTCTTCGTACACGGCCGCCGCAAATAATGTTTCTGCCGCGGAGGAGGAGATGGAAGGGGATGCATTTGAGCGCAGTCCCCCTTTGGTGCAGCTATTCTACCCCTCCGAAGCGGGCGCTGCCTATGCGCTGTACCTGCTGCTTTTTAtccctgcgccgctcccgGGCGGTGCATTTGTGGTTGCCTacggcgtcgagctcgaggaaAGCAGCAGCTGGTCTGGCGGTGTGGGCGAGATCGCGCTGGTGTGGGGCAAggcgtgcgacgcgcgcaccCATGCAGCCGAcgtcgagctgcgcgacatggcgcTTAGCGTCGACCAAGGCGTCTGGCACATCTGGCTTTTGTGGCACGCCGGTGGAGCGCCcctcttgcagcacacgctcgcACTGCAAGAGGAcgatgggcgcggcggccagGAGAtcacacgccgcggcgcacgccccCAGGAAGCATGGTCAACCACTGGCGCCTACGCACagtacgcgccgctgcgtggcCCCGACTTtgacgcggcgctcgccgcgctgcacggcgtgcaGGACACGGCGCAGTTCTTTTTGGAGCGTCTGCTTGTGCCCGCGCGATTCAGCAGCACAacgctcgctgcagcactgcgcgtcTACACCGGCGAGACGCAAGatctcgcgcgcatgcagcagcgcacgcgtcTTGCGGAAGCCATATGCACCATTGTTGCTGGCCACGCAGTGCCTCCTGCCGACGCCAGTGCCCAGAGCCCCTCGTTTACCgaacaagcgcgcgcgcagtggcTTCGATTCTCGCGGATCGTCGAGCAGATCGACCGCAACGCGCACTGGCCCTTGCGCCTTTGCATGCTGCCTGTATCTCCCACGCCGCTcatccttgcgcgccataCGCTGGAAGCGGTCgtggaaaaagacgcgGGTGCATGGGTGTACGAGCTGTCGCTGACactcgcgcgtgccgcacaGCATCCCGAGCGTcccatgtcgcgcgcgcttggcgaggcGGCCAGCAGTGAGTTTGCCGCGACGGTGAAtgccatggcgctcgatgcTGCGTATGCAGAGCACACTTCCGAGCCGTACACCCTTGTGCGCCACGGCGGCGCCTCGCTCCTGCAATGGAGCACGTTGTGTGCCGAAGTGTACgtggcgcttggcgcgcgtaTGCACGCCATGTTTGCATcgattgtgcgcgatgctgtGTGTGCCGAAGACGGGGCCACATTGATCGCTGCAGCCATTGCGCCGGAGCATGCCGCCGACATGATGCGTGCGTACATTGGCAACGTgggcggcgaggcgctcgtccagcatGCACAGACCTCGCTGCATCTCttgtttgcgccgctgcgctgcagtgcgccgcagtgcgACGCATTGCTGCGGATGCTGGGTGCGGAAGCGGCCGCTTCCAtgctccgcgcgcgctgcgcgggcctcgaggcgctgattgcagcgcttgcgcttgtgctgcgccacgcccaGCACCCTGGCCTGCAAGACATACTTacccaagcgctgcgcgcctggCAGCAcgccacggcgctgtaTACGCtcagcgcgcaaagtgcgctTCCCGAAACAATCGCCTTTTCGGTGGACGCCATTCCTTTTTCGCACCTGCGCCTCACGGCGTCTGCGCCCGCAGTGCATCTGCTCGCGTTCCTTGCCCAGGTGCGTGCCGGGACGTGCAcattggcgcggcgcgcctgctttAACGTGTGCCTCGACATGGGCGAGCTGCCGCTggggcgcggcacggccgcgccgcttgccatcttgcatctcgcgcgcgtcctATTGGCGAACCAGTTTCcttctgcggcgcgccgcatcctgGCGCTCTACACGCCCGACGCGGCCGCCGTGTACCTGACCGCGGTCGCAGAtacgtgccttgcgcggtgcgccgcggcgctccatggcTTTGtgtgtgctgctgctgtgcttgGGCATGATTCAGATGCGCGTACGCGGCTCCTTGCTGTGCTGCCGCAAAAGATGGACTTGTTTGCCTTTTGgatgcacgccgcgtcgcatctcgacgccgctggcgatgtgcacagcgcgctgcagtgctTTGAGCATGCGCGtactgcgctgcacgaccaTGTCTCAAAGCTCGACGCGCAGGAGCTCTGGTCGCGTCTCTTTGGCGCCGCAttggcgctcggcgcgtacgaacgcgcggcgacgatCGTGATGCAGATTCCactcgaggcgctgggcCAAGTttgcctgcagcgcctcgttaCAGCGCTCTGCGAGGCCGACGTCGGCCtcctgctccagctgcactttggcgcgctgcagccgcaggtggagcgcacgctcaGCTTCCACGCGCGGAATGCggagccgcgcgcagagccCAACTATTTCCATGTTTTGTACGCATACCATACGAGCCGCGGCGACTACAAGAGTGCCGCGGCATCGATGTACCAatacgcgcgccgcctgcgctACGCGGCTTTTGCCGCGTGCGAGAAAGATACGCCGCGTGTTGCTGTGGAGCAAGCGCAGAGCTACCTTGCGGCGATCAATGCGCTGGCCTTGctgccagcggcgcaggcatgGTTTGCACATGCGCTCACCGACGAGCTCACCGACGGTGCCGCGCCCGCAAGCATGCCCGTGGCCTCTGCCAAAGCGCTCACCGGACGCCTCACGTCTTTTATTCCCTCCAGCGCCAAGGCACTGTCGCTCGCCATTGTGCAGCTGGCcgatgtgcgccgcgagtACAACGAGCTGCTTGCACGGCTCGAGCTCATGCGCCTCTACCCAGCCCTCGCGCAcccagccgcggcgctgcgcgcagaaGACGCCGTGAATCTCTTTCTCGCCGCGGACAATTTCGACGCGGCGTTCTGCACCGCACACGCGCTTGCGGTCGATATGCGCAACGCattcgacgcgctcgtccaaCGGTGTGTCGCGCTCACGCGCGCggacgcgcgcagaaaagaGCGCCTCCAGTTTGAGGAATGCGATACGTCGCCCGACACCGCGCTCCAGCGTCTTGTTCTTGAAGACGAGGAGGGCGCGGACATGGAGGCTGcattcctgcgccgctcgccacgcgccgcgagctggacagggcgtgtgcacgcgcgtgcgtggaaGTTTCTGCGTCTGCAGCTCTcgctcgtcgagcacgccgcgcacgcggcgACATACCGCGCCGCCATTGCCGaccgcctcgtcgcgctcgacgcgtgGTCGATTGCCCCCCCCTGGCTCCACGACTGGTTCCGGGAGCACGCGCCGGATGTTTTTTTGCGTATCCAGAtgcggcatgggcgcctgctcgacgcgctgacgtacgcgcaagcgcttgtgcaagcgtcgcaaagcgccgcgcgtacGGGCGAGGTGCCACGTGCGCCAGGGCTGCCGTACACGCTTTTTGATAGTCTGCTGGCCGCGTCGACGACGCAagacacgcgcgccgccgcgcaagcgctgcgtgctgcgctggatgcgcgcctcggcgccgtgcagcagtGCCAGGaccgcgcgcagtgctaG
- the KIP3 gene encoding tubulin-dependent ATPase kip3 (EggNog:ENOG503NUCK; COG:Z; BUSCO:EOG09260BRA), translating to MESSIQVAVRVRPLNEKETALLAPVETSQPFAGDGGLAASPNKTQNAAAAMRSNYIRTIISPVDDRVLVFDPAESSGRTAGSGSSRAFPMHMQFHGNNRRARDVRYAFDRVFPPQTTQRAVYAGTVEPMLSGLLNGYNASVFAYGATGCGKTHTISGTAENPGLIFLAMQGLYERIEAERDQYDVQVSLSYLEIYNETIRDLLSPNPTPRGPGLALREDAASKISVVGITEHVPESPQQVLEMITDGNRRRTQSPTDANEVSSRSHAVLQLNVTRKPKTAGTVEEMCSASLNIIDLAGSERASATNNHGIRMKEGANINRSLLALGSCINALCQTGGARYVKGRHIPYRNSKLTRLLKFSLGGNCKTVMIVCVSPSSAHYEETHNTLKYANQAKNIQTKVTRNLLHIDRHVSQYVQAIASLRQEVEELKSKLANQSSASGTSAAHEAVLADALQTIQANADALAPSVCAAARDAAPAKLAAALGRVLDTALQGKKEQDASYAPLDAFRTLCIAASTPTAPAPALGISDQLEPQNVPSMLETNVHCAARFRAERAKHVARLEMQQHEAELCAWQELVHKNLVQKLVPLLGTLAHLVGTMQGIAVQLGSPDDVAVEPLAGALQAAAQEGSSAIEAAVGRHVAIRESASGALRTLPSPKRTRVRALQEPMPVQRYMRLVSPRRRPLRTGMQGRRRSIGPRKSDAHATLWEPAEKKEAAPTGEKQAEPRDEKGPPSGRADPKAPARLSILPSLRPPAPRPSLAARPRLSVHPHPESTSRPSFRAPKDVPRKPKPAQCPSETERVHSPGLKERMIATAPVNTSPRRASTAPQAPTAAGPRSSRRSLFQRQFLARHDDADQGSVADDSLLHTDLSDLSAQLPREDWESSLRDLSDCTAGSTNSSDTPQTPPNARSRPSHTHPWPHRAQGAARMASPLASPPVQ from the coding sequence ATGGAATCCTCGATCCAGGTcgcggtgcgtgtgcgcccGCTGAATGAAAAAGAGACTGCGCTTCTGGCGCCTGTAGAGACCTCCCAGCCATTTGCAGGTGATGGCGGGCTTGCGGCGTCGCCGAACAAAACGCAGAATGCTGCGGCCGCTATGCGTAGCAATTATATCCGTACGATAATTTCGCCCGTGGACGATCGCGTGCTTGTATTTGACCCTGCGGAGTCCTCGGGGCGCACTGCAGGCTCAGGATCATCGCGTGCATTTCCAATGCATATGCAGTTCCACGGAAACaatcggcgcgcgcgcgatgtgcgGTATGCTTTCGACCGCGTCTTTCCCCCCCAAacgacgcagcgtgccgtgtATGCCGGCACGGTTGAGCCTATGCTTTCCGGGCTGCTGAATGGCTACAATGCGAGTGTGTTTGCGTATGGAGCTACTGGTTGTGGCAAGACACATACGATTAGCGGCACTGCCGAGAACCCTGGCCTGATTTTCCTGGCCATGCAAGGGCTGTACGAGCGAATCGAGGCTGAGCGCGACCAGTACGACGTCCAAGTCAGTCTCTCGTATTTGGAGATTTACAACGAGACGATCCGGGACCTGCTTTCGCCCAACCCCACGCCCCGAGGTCCcggcttggcgctgcgcgaagatGCCGCGAGCAAGATCTCGGTCGTGGGCATCACCGAGCACGTGCCCGAGTCTCCGCAGCAAGTCTTGGAGATGATCACAGACGGCAATCGGCGCCGGACGCAGAGCCCGACGGATGCAAACGAGGTGAGCAGCCGCAGCCacgcggtgctgcagctAAATGTCACGAGAAAACCCAAGACGGCGGGCACGGTGGAGGAAAtgtgcagtgcgtcgcTGAACATTATCGACCTCGCCGGCTCGGAGCGTGCCTCGGCGACAAACAACCACGGCATCCGCATGAAAGAAGGCGCAAACATCAATCGCTctctgcttgcgctcggcagctGCATCAATGCACTGTGCCAAaccggcggcgcgcgctaCGTAAAAGGCCGGCATATTCCCTACCGTAACAGTAAGCTCACGCGGCTGCTCAAGTTTTCGTTGGGCGGCAACTGCAAGACGGTCATGATTGTCTGTGTATCTCCCTCGAGCGCCCACTATGAGGAGACGCACAACACACTGAAGTATGCGAACCAGGCCAAGAATATCCAGACCAAGGTAACGCGCAACTTACTGCACATTGATAGGCACGTTTCGCAGTATGTACAGGCGATCGCCTCGCTCCGCCAGGAAGTCGAGGAGCTCAAGAGCAAACTGGCGAATCAATCCAGCGCGTCTGGGacaagtgcggcgcacgaggcggtgcttgccgatgcactgcaAACAATACAAGCGAATGCAgacgcacttgcgccgtcggtatgcgccgcagcgcgcgacgcagcgcctgcaaagCTCGCGGCTGCGCTAGGCCGCGTGCTGGatacggcgctgcaagggAAAAAAGAGCAGGACGCATCGTACGCCCCCCTCGATGCCTTCCGCACgctgtgcattgcagcaTCCACGCCGacagcgccagcgccagcgcttgGCATAAGCGACCAGCTCGAGCCGCAAAATGTACCGTCGATGCTCGAGACAAACGTGCACTGTGCCGCTCGATttcgcgccgagcgtgccaAGCACGTTGCCCGCCTCgagatgcagcagcacgaaGCGGAACTGTGCGCGTGGCAAGAGTTGGTACACAAGAATCTTGTGCAAAAACtggtgccgctgctcggTACATTGGCACACTTGGTGGGCACAATGCAAGGAATCGCCGTGCAGCTTGGCTCGCCCGACGATGTTGCCGTGGAGCCTTTGGCGGGCGCATtgcaagctgcagcgcaagaggGATCAAGCGCCATTGAGGCGGCCGTTGGAAGGCATGTAGCCATCCGCGAGAGTGCTAGTGGCGCGCTACGCACACTGCCGTCGCCGAAACGtacgcgcgtgcgtgccTTGCAGGAGCCCATGCCTGTGCAGCGGTATATGCGGCTGGTGAgtccgcggcgccgaccaCTGCGGACGGGAATGCaagggcggcgcaggagTATAGGCCCGCGGAAGTCGGACGCCCATGCTACGCTGTGGGAGCCAGCGGAGAAAAAAGAAGCGGCCCCAACGGGAGAGAAGCAGGCCGAGCCAAGAGACGAGAAAGGGCCTCCTTCTGGCCGCGCCGATCCCAAAGCGCCTGCACGTCTTTCTATCCTTCCTTCGTTACGCCCGCCTGCCCCCCGTCCGTCACTTGCCGCTCGCCCTCGCCTCTCTGTGCATCCCCACCCAGAAAGCACATCGCGGCCCTctttccgcgcgccaaaagacGTGCCACGCAAGCCAAAGCCAGCACAGTGCCCCTCCGAGAccgagcgcgtgcacagccCCGGCTTGAAAGAGCGGATGATCGCGACAGCGCCTGTTAAcacgtcgccgcgccgcgcaagcacggcgccgcaagcaccgaCAGCCGCTGGGCCACGCTCCTCCCGCCGCAGCCTCTTTCAGCGGCAgttccttgcgcgccacgaCGATGCAGACCAAGGCAGTGTCGCGGACGACTCGCTTCTGCACACAGACCTGAGCGACCTATCTGCGCAGCTACCGAGAGAAGACTGGGAATCGAGTTTGCGCGACCTTTCCGATTGCACGGCAGGCTCTACAAACTCTTCCGACACGCCCCAAACGCCCcccaatgcgcgcagccgcCCTTCCCACACTCACCCCTGGCCCCACCGTGCacaaggagcagcgcggatGGCGTCGCCGCTGGCGAGTCCCCCCGTACAGTAG
- the STE14 gene encoding protein-S-isoprenylcysteine O-methyltransferase (EggNog:ENOG503P25D; COG:O; TransMembrane:5 (n5-23c31/32o62-82i94-116o122-142i163-183o189-209i); SECRETED:SignalP(1-21)), translating into MALTAAILGVLLGLCLPGVCTLLSAAGRAAAHLYTYGTPPTPRAPQSASARIVGAPQLHMYLAAWSVFHLLEFLVTAYWNAPHLRSDSFLLQNGAMYAAAHIFGLLEFALEMALFAPLKCSVLAQVAGLCFVAVGQVLRSFAMVHASTNFSHAMAEKKRESHMLVKTGVYAYVRHPSYVGFFYWALGTQILLCNPIGFILFALALRAFFADRIRREEQLLHQFFGASYAQYASTVPAGVPFVT; encoded by the exons ATGGCGCTGACCGCTGCAATtcttggcgtgctgctggGTCTGTGCCTTCCGGGCGTGTGCACGCTGCTGAGCGCAGCCgggcgtgctgcagcgcatctcTACACCTACGGCACGCCACCCACGCCTCGCGCCCCCCAAAGCGCTAGCGCACGCATTGTGGGTGCGCCGCAATTGCACATGTACCTTGCAGCGTGGAGTGTCTTCCATCTGCTCGAGTTTCTCGTGACTGCATATTGGAATGCGCCACACCTGCGCTCTGACTCGTTCCTCTTACAAAATGGTGCCATGtatgctgctgcgcataTATTTGGGCTCCTCGAGTTTGCCTTGGAAATGGCactctttgcgccgctcaaaTGCAGCGTGTTGGCACAGGTGGCAGGGCTGTGTTTTGTCGCTGTCGGTCAAGTGCTGCGTTCCTTTGCCATGGTGCATGCATCGACAAACTTTAGCCACGCGATGGCcgaaaagaagcgcgagAGTCACATGCTTGTCAAAACCGGCGTCTATGC CTACGTGCGTCATCCCTCCTACGTGGGCTTTTTCTACTGGGCTCTCGGCACGCAGATCCTGCTTTGCAATCCGATCGGCTTTATACTATTTGccctcgcgctgcgtgccttCTTTGCCGACCGCATCCGGCGCGAAGAGCAGCTCCTCCACCAATTTTTTGGCGCGTCGTACGCACAGTACGCCTCCACAGTGCCTGCGGGCGTCCCTTTTGTCACGTGA
- the URA4 gene encoding dihydroorotase (EggNog:ENOG503NU7X; BUSCO:EOG092649QJ; COG:F; MEROPS:MER0061068), translating to MSQAVDSISVPSPADFHVHLRQGEMSALVTPHVASGGMDLAYVMPNLAPPLTNAKQTVDYVHSLEKLAPGTEFCGTMYLCPELTPDEIRRAAKAHIAGVKSYPRGVTTNSDGGIENYEVYYPVFAAMEETNMVLNLHGEVPSDAEEGVCVLNAEPRFLGHLKKIHSQFPKLRIVLEHATTRAAVECVRSCGDTVACSITPHHLDLIVDDWAGKPINFCKPVAKYPDDRAALREVIREGHPRFFLGSDSAPHPLANKYPSTTSRGSADALVHDCGCAAGIYTQPILLPLCATLLESFGALDNLGKYVSENGRAFYQRPARPGREVVLRRAIGDESKVPSVYVHPSHAHKSEEDPTKLEVVPFYAGKQLAWVIA from the coding sequence ATGTCCCAAGCGGTGGATTCGATCAGCGTGCCGTCCCCTGCAGACTTTCATGTACACTTGCGCCAAGGCGAGATGAGCGCTTTGGTCACACCGCATGTTGCAAGCGGTGGTATGGACCTAGCGTATGTGATGCCGAACCTGGCCCCTCCGCTGACCAATGCCAAGCAAACGGTCGACTACGTACACTCGCTTGAAAAGCTTGCGCCGGGCACGGAGTTTTGCGGCACAATGTACCTGTGTCCCGAGCTGACTCCTGACGAGATCCGTCGTGCAGCGAAAGCGCACATCGCCGGCGTCAAGAGCTATCCCCGCGGTGTGACGACGAATAGCGACGGCGGGATTGAGAACTACGAGGTGTACTATCCTGTATTTGCAGCGATGGAGGAGACGAATATGGTGTTGAATTTACACGGCGAGGTTCCCTCCGATGCCGAGGAAGGTGTGTGTGTGCTGAAcgccgagccgcgcttTCTAGGCCACCTGAAAAAAATCCACAGCCAGTTTCCGAAGCTGCGTATTGTGCTGGAGCATGCGACAACGCGTGCTGCGGTGGAGTGTGTACGTAGCTGTGGCGACACGGTTGCATGCAGCATTACACCGCACCATCTCGACCTGATTGTGGATGACTGGGCAGGCAAGCCGATCAACTTTTGCAAGCCGGTGGCCAAGTACCCCGACgatcgtgcagcgctgcgcgaagtgATTCGCGAAGGTCACCCTCGCTTTTTCTTGGGCTCTgactctgcgccgcaccctCTTGCAAACAAGTACCCCTCAACGACCTCGCGGGGAAGCGCCGATGCACTCGTGCACGACTGTGGGTGTGCCGCGGGTATATATACGCAACCGATTCTTTTGCCGCTgtgtgcgacgctgctgGAATCGTTTGGCGCACTCGACAACTTGGGTAAGTATGTCTCCGAAAACGGCCGTGCATTTTACCAGCGACCTGCACGCCCAGGGAGAGAggtcgtgctgcgccgcgctaTTGGGGACGAGAGCAAGGTTCCAAGTGTATATGTACATCCTTCCCATGCACACAAATCTGAAGAGGACCCTACAAAGCTCGAGGTGGTGCCATTCTATGCaggcaagcagcttgcctGGGTCATTGCGTAG
- a CDS encoding uncharacterized protein (EggNog:ENOG503P7QH), whose translation MSVPADPPPPYDDALSVPQVHSADISLSGHSEDALSQTSASFSVPPPPPSVPPRPAAGVPVQIPSISDPIRPLPTVTAQFGKPLLRDENLLVYPKGWIRCERCGNTGFKASDPERPCKRCWRKYGRTYKGVLKQAFESNEQAPSILQDVVLQAPIRRTSYIPAHPTPVPADWGTARPMYPQQPAYAQLTPQGNVQNYSQYPTNVAARPPARPEVFPEDAHQSVPPTYHLASTTANEKPLSDQQYPNARPPVQPQAPHPPQPIDRSVGGLVRL comes from the exons ATGTCTGTGCCTGCTGACCCGCCTCCGCCgtacgacgacgcgctTAGTGTGCCACAGGTGCACAGTGCAGACATATCATTGTCAGGGCACAGTGAAGACGCTTTATCACAAACATCGGCGTCTTTTTCTGTCCCTCCCCCACCTCCTTCTGTCCCTCCACGCCCCGCGGCGGGGGTTCCTGTCCAGATCCCTAGCATCTCCGATCCGATCCGACCCCTTCCCACCGTGACTGCGCAGTTCGGAAAACCGCTATTGCGCGATGAAAACTTGCTCGTATATCCCAAAGGCTGGATACGATGCGAACGGTGCGGAAATACAGGCTTCAAAGCGAGCGATCCCGAACGGCCGTGCAAACGCTGCTGGCGAAAGTATGGGCGCACGTACAAGGGCGTGCTGAAGCAGGCATTTGAATCCAACGAACAAGCGCCGTCTATTTTACAAGACGTGGTCTTGCAGGCGCCGATTCGCCGCACATCATACATTCCCGCGCACCCTACGCCTGTGCCGGCAGACTGGGGAACGGCCCGTCCTATGTACCCGCAGCAACCTGCGTATGCGCAGCTTACGCCGCAAGGGAATGTACAAAATTACTCGCAGTATCCTACAAAcgttgcagcgcggccgCCCGCGCGCCCGGAAGTATTCCCTGAAGACGCGCACCAATCTGTGCCGCCGACGTATCACCTTGCCAGCACGACGGCAAACGAAAAGCCGCTGTCGGACCAGCAATACCCCAATGCACGGCCACCGGTGCAGCCCCAAGCGCCACATCCGCCCCAGCCCAT CGATCGGTCCGTCGGCGGATTGGTACGGCTATAG